One Fusobacterium russii ATCC 25533 genomic region harbors:
- the cmk gene encoding (d)CMP kinase, which yields MDNLIVAIDGPAGSGKSTIAKLIAKKFNFTYIDTGAMYRMITLYLLENNIDFDNLKEIEKVLNNINLDMQEDKFYLNNVDVSTKIREKKINENVSKVASIKIVRDNLVNLQRKISNNKNVILDGRDIGTVVFPNAKIKIFLVATAEERARRRYNEFLENKVEITYDEVLKSLKERDYIDSTRKESPLIKADDAIELDTTNLTIEDVINFISNEIEKNIN from the coding sequence ATGGATAATTTAATAGTTGCAATAGATGGACCGGCAGGAAGTGGGAAAAGTACAATAGCAAAGCTTATAGCTAAAAAATTTAATTTTACATATATAGACACTGGTGCAATGTATAGAATGATAACTCTTTATCTTTTAGAAAACAATATAGATTTTGATAATTTAAAAGAAATAGAAAAGGTATTAAACAACATAAACTTAGATATGCAAGAGGATAAATTTTATTTAAATAATGTTGATGTCAGTACAAAAATAAGAGAAAAAAAAATAAATGAAAATGTATCTAAAGTTGCAAGTATTAAAATAGTTAGAGATAATTTAGTAAATTTACAAAGAAAAATTAGTAATAATAAAAATGTTATTTTAGACGGTAGAGATATTGGAACTGTTGTATTTCCTAATGCAAAAATAAAAATATTTTTAGTTGCAACTGCCGAAGAAAGAGCAAGAAGAAGATACAATGAATTTCTTGAAAATAAAGTTGAAATAACTTATGATGAGGTTTTAAAATCTTTAAAAGAAAGAGATTATATAGATAGTACAAGAAAGGAAAGTCCACTTATAAAGGCTGATGATGCTATTGAATTAGATACTACAAATTTGACAATAGAAGATGTAATTAATTTTATATCAAATGAAATTGAAAAAAATATAAATTAA
- a CDS encoding TIGR00282 family metallophosphoesterase — protein sequence MKILIVGDIVGRPGRNTLKAYLEKYKNNYDFIIVNGENAAAGFGITEKIAEEFFSWGADVITGGNHSWDKKEIYEYLDSSNSILRPYNYPEGVPGKGYTVKEVNGSKIAVISLQGRVFMSTVDCPFKAIKKILKELENVTKNIIVDFHAEATSEKIALARYISGEVSLVYGTHTHVQTADERIFENGTAYISDIGMTGSQNGVIGVESEVVIKKFLTSLPQKFEVAEGDEYLNGLELDLDEKNGKVKKINRINWSEE from the coding sequence ATGAAAATTTTAATAGTGGGAGATATTGTAGGTAGACCAGGTAGAAATACTTTAAAAGCTTACTTGGAAAAATATAAAAATAACTATGATTTTATAATAGTAAATGGTGAAAATGCAGCAGCAGGTTTTGGCATAACCGAAAAAATAGCTGAAGAATTTTTTTCTTGGGGTGCCGATGTTATAACTGGTGGAAATCATAGTTGGGATAAAAAAGAAATTTATGAATATTTGGATAGCTCTAATTCAATTTTAAGACCTTATAATTATCCAGAGGGAGTCCCCGGTAAAGGTTACACAGTAAAAGAAGTTAATGGGAGTAAAATAGCCGTTATTTCTTTACAAGGTAGAGTTTTTATGAGCACAGTTGATTGTCCATTTAAAGCTATAAAAAAAATTCTTAAAGAATTAGAAAATGTAACTAAAAATATTATAGTAGATTTCCATGCTGAAGCCACTTCTGAAAAAATAGCTTTAGCAAGATATATTTCAGGTGAAGTAAGTTTAGTTTATGGCACTCATACCCATGTACAAACTGCTGATGAAAGAATTTTTGAAAATGGTACTGCCTATATATCAGATATAGGAATGACTGGCTCTCAAAATGGAGTAATAGGAGTTGAGTCTGAGGTTGTAATAAAAAAATTCTTAACTTCATTACCACAAAAATTTGAAGTCGCCGAAGGTGATGAATACTTAAACGGCTTGGAATTAGATTTAGATGAAAAAAATGGAAAAGTTAAAAAAATAAACAGAATAAATTGGAGTGAAGAATGA
- a CDS encoding SH3 domain-containing protein, whose translation MKKILIFFMFLFSLTSLAERYFIISKDGYANLREEATIKSKVIKKVDNSYIIFNPYPNDKNSYKDWYFVEIEKPSLEESASGYIHKSQLDIHPETYVTSSKDNYINVRSEPTTSSEVIDELPNGSYVTRHPNKTVGDWYYVDYDGKVYHVDEDGEEVSIEICRGYIHKSQLKKEKQ comes from the coding sequence ATGAAAAAAATTCTAATATTTTTTATGTTTTTATTCTCATTGACAAGTTTGGCAGAAAGATATTTTATAATTTCAAAAGATGGCTATGCAAACCTTAGAGAAGAGGCAACAATAAAGTCTAAAGTTATTAAGAAAGTAGACAATAGCTATATTATATTCAATCCTTATCCAAATGATAAGAATTCGTATAAAGACTGGTATTTTGTAGAAATAGAAAAACCCTCTCTTGAAGAATCAGCAAGTGGATATATTCATAAAAGTCAATTAGATATACATCCAGAAACTTATGTAACTTCATCAAAAGATAATTATATAAATGTAAGATCTGAACCAACTACTTCATCAGAAGTAATTGATGAATTACCTAATGGCTCTTATGTTACAAGACATCCAAATAAAACTGTAGGAGATTGGTATTATGTAGATTATGATGGTAAAGTATATCATGTAGATGAGGATGGAGAAGAAGTGTCAATTGAAATATGCAGAGGATATATTCACAAAAGTCAACTAAAAAAAGAAAAACAGTAA
- the trmB gene encoding tRNA (guanosine(46)-N7)-methyltransferase TrmB, giving the protein MYNLLRKVALTLYRPFMKEKMKNFIDKRLSQDFSDLKNEDYIWVHCSSVGEVNLSENLVKKFFSIFKMNILISTFTDTGYETAKKKYSSYEKIKIIYFPLDDRNKIREILNIINLKELILIETELWPNIIREAKNKNARIIMVNGRISDKSFGRYKKLKFLFKNSLNLIDYFYMQSAIDKERIIELGVDKNKVENIGNLKFDLNLEKYSEAEIINYKDFLKTNNRKIFTAGSIRTGEDEIILDVFENLENYLLILVPRHLERIEKIEILLKNRNFNYIKYSKLKNQYSDNKTYDIILVDEMGVLRKLYAVSDIAFVGGTLVNIGGHSILEPLFYEKIPIFGKYTQNVLEIAKESLNRKIAYQVETISDFLNAIKNIEKNQDNYTQEIKKFFDENKLLSLKIAKRENLLMKNENSNENIDKKKELWKHFFHSEKSNYNKYMYQLLNYPEYIIYDSSEMKKYINKWKEYFRNTNPIAVEIGTGSGNFIKELALRNPDKNFIGLELRFKRLCLAADKCRKNNLTNVLLLRKRGEELEEFIGINEIEEMYINFPDPWEGNEKNRIIQTKLFNTLEKIMRIDGKLFFKTDHDIYYKDVLELVENLDKFKVIYHTDDLHSSEKANENIKTEFEQLFLNKHKKNINYIEIKRIS; this is encoded by the coding sequence ATGTATAATTTATTAAGAAAAGTAGCCTTGACCTTATATAGACCTTTTATGAAGGAAAAGATGAAAAACTTTATAGATAAAAGATTAAGTCAAGATTTTTCAGATTTAAAAAATGAAGACTATATTTGGGTGCATTGCTCCTCAGTCGGTGAAGTTAATTTATCTGAAAATCTTGTCAAAAAATTTTTTTCTATTTTTAAAATGAATATTTTAATATCAACTTTTACTGATACAGGTTATGAAACAGCTAAGAAAAAATATTCTTCCTATGAAAAAATAAAAATAATTTATTTTCCACTTGATGATAGGAATAAAATAAGAGAAATATTAAATATTATAAATTTAAAAGAACTTATTTTAATTGAAACTGAATTATGGCCAAATATAATAAGAGAAGCTAAAAATAAAAATGCCAGAATTATTATGGTCAATGGAAGAATTTCTGATAAAAGTTTTGGTAGATATAAGAAACTAAAATTTCTATTTAAAAATAGCTTGAATTTGATAGATTATTTCTATATGCAATCTGCAATTGATAAAGAAAGAATTATAGAATTAGGAGTGGATAAAAATAAAGTTGAAAATATCGGAAATTTAAAATTTGATTTAAATTTAGAAAAATATTCAGAAGCAGAAATAATAAATTATAAAGACTTTCTGAAAACTAATAACAGAAAAATTTTCACAGCAGGAAGTATAAGAACAGGTGAGGATGAAATTATTTTAGATGTTTTTGAAAATTTAGAAAATTACTTGTTAATTCTAGTTCCAAGACATTTAGAGAGAATTGAAAAAATAGAAATCCTATTAAAAAACAGAAATTTCAATTATATAAAATACAGTAAGTTAAAAAATCAATATTCTGACAATAAAACATATGATATAATTTTAGTGGATGAAATGGGTGTGCTTCGTAAACTTTATGCTGTTTCTGATATAGCATTTGTAGGGGGAACCTTAGTAAATATAGGAGGTCATAGTATATTAGAGCCTCTTTTTTATGAAAAAATCCCAATTTTTGGAAAATATACACAAAATGTTTTAGAAATAGCAAAAGAAAGTTTGAATAGGAAAATTGCTTATCAAGTGGAAACTATTTCAGATTTTTTAAATGCTATTAAAAATATTGAGAAAAATCAAGACAATTATACACAAGAAATAAAAAAATTTTTTGATGAAAATAAACTTCTGAGTTTAAAGATAGCAAAAAGGGAAAATTTACTTATGAAAAATGAAAATTCAAATGAAAACATAGATAAGAAAAAAGAATTATGGAAACATTTTTTTCACTCTGAAAAAAGCAACTACAATAAATATATGTATCAGCTTTTAAACTATCCTGAATATATAATTTATGATAGCAGTGAAATGAAAAAATATATAAATAAATGGAAAGAATATTTTAGAAATACTAATCCAATAGCAGTGGAAATAGGAACAGGCAGTGGAAATTTTATAAAAGAATTGGCTCTTAGAAATCCAGACAAAAATTTTATTGGCTTAGAGCTTAGATTTAAAAGACTATGTTTAGCAGCGGATAAATGTAGAAAAAACAACTTAACCAATGTTCTACTTTTGAGAAAAAGAGGGGAAGAGCTGGAAGAATTTATAGGAATAAATGAAATAGAAGAAATGTATATAAACTTTCCTGATCCATGGGAAGGAAATGAAAAAAACAGAATCATTCAAACTAAGCTTTTTAATACCTTAGAAAAAATAATGAGAATTGATGGAAAATTATTTTTTAAAACTGATCATGACATCTACTATAAAGATGTTTTGGAACTTGTAGAAAATTTGGATAAATTTAAAGTTATATATCATACTGATGACTTACATTCTTCTGAAAAAGCAAATGAGAATATAAAGACTGAGTTTGAACAATTATTTTTAAATAAACATAAAAAAAATATCAATTATATTGAAATAAAGAGAATAAGCTAG
- the prmA gene encoding 50S ribosomal protein L11 methyltransferase: MKVLEAKLVYESDDIEKYKKIISDVFYNFGVTGLKIEEPNFNKDPLNFYRDEKQFLLSENSISAYFPMNIYTEKRKEVLKNTFAEKFKNDEEIVYNLDFYEYDEDDYQNSWKKYLFVEKVSKKFVVKPTWREYERKDNELVIELDPGRAFGTGSHPTTSLLLKLMEEHDFSNKSVIDIGTGSGILMIAGKFLGAGEVYGTDIDEFSMEVAKENLVLNNISLNDVKLLKGNLLEVIENKKFDIVVCNILADVLVKLLDEIKYILKENSIVLFSGIIEDKLNEVISKAEDVGLEVVEVKADKEWRAVYFKRK, translated from the coding sequence ATGAAAGTATTAGAAGCAAAGTTAGTTTATGAAAGTGATGATATTGAAAAGTATAAAAAAATAATTTCTGATGTTTTCTATAATTTTGGAGTCACAGGTCTTAAAATTGAGGAACCTAACTTCAACAAAGACCCCTTGAATTTTTATAGAGATGAAAAGCAATTTTTACTTTCAGAAAACTCTATTTCTGCATATTTTCCTATGAATATTTATACTGAAAAAAGAAAAGAAGTCCTTAAAAATACCTTTGCAGAAAAATTTAAAAATGACGAAGAGATAGTGTATAATTTGGATTTTTATGAGTATGATGAAGACGATTATCAAAATAGTTGGAAAAAATATTTATTTGTAGAAAAAGTTAGTAAAAAATTCGTTGTAAAACCAACTTGGAGAGAATATGAAAGGAAAGATAATGAGCTTGTTATAGAGCTTGACCCTGGTAGAGCCTTTGGGACAGGCTCACACCCTACAACTTCACTTCTACTAAAGTTAATGGAAGAACATGATTTTTCTAATAAATCAGTAATAGATATAGGTACAGGTTCTGGAATACTTATGATAGCAGGGAAATTTTTAGGAGCTGGTGAAGTCTATGGAACAGATATAGACGAATTTTCTATGGAAGTTGCTAAGGAAAATCTAGTTTTAAACAATATTTCTTTAAATGATGTAAAACTTTTAAAAGGAAATTTACTTGAAGTTATTGAAAATAAAAAGTTTGATATAGTTGTATGTAATATTTTGGCAGATGTTTTAGTGAAATTACTTGATGAAATTAAATATATTTTAAAAGAAAATTCAATAGTTCTATTTTCTGGAATAATTGAGGATAAATTAAATGAAGTAATAAGTAAGGCAGAAGATGTAGGACTTGAAGTAGTTGAGGTTAAGGCTGATAAAGAATGGAGAGCAGTATACTTTAAAAGAAAATAA